The stretch of DNA GAAAACCTGTTCCATTTTTTTATGAAAATCTGGCCATAGAAATAGCAAGGGAACATTCCTTAGATCCAAACCTCATAAAGGCGGTCATAACAGCTGAATCAAACTGGGATCCTTTTGCTGTTTCAAAAAAAGGTGCAATGGGTCTAATGCAGCTCATGCCGTCCACAGCACAGCTCTTAAATGTAAAAAATCCCTATGACCCCGAAGAGAACATAAGAGCAGGTATCAGGTATCTCAAATATCTCCTTGAAAAATTCGATGGAGATATAATTCTTGCCATTGCTGCCTATAACGCAGGACCAACAATCGTGGAGAAATTCGGCAGAATCCCACCTATAAATGAAACCCTTCAGTATGTAACGAAGGTTCTTCACCTAAGTGGATACAGTAAAAGAATGGAGCTTAAACCTCCAAAGAAAAAAAAGGAAGAGATATACATGATTAAACTGTCAGACGGCTCTGTTTTATATACAAACTCTGGAATAAGCTCTCACTTGACAA from Thermodesulfovibrionales bacterium encodes:
- a CDS encoding lytic transglycosylase domain-containing protein; translation: MVIVLVIFLLVQPAGLFADIYQYIDDDGTICFTDSPPKGKKTIPVYSNLKKGSPKKNTRKDNIVLTSYRKPVPFFYENLAIEIAREHSLDPNLIKAVITAESNWDPFAVSKKGAMGLMQLMPSTAQLLNVKNPYDPEENIRAGIRYLKYLLEKFDGDIILAIAAYNAGPTIVEKFGRIPPINETLQYVTKVLHLSGYSKRMELKPPKKKKEEIYMIKLSDGSVLYTNSGISSHLTR